A window of the Cicer arietinum cultivar CDC Frontier isolate Library 1 chromosome 6, Cicar.CDCFrontier_v2.0, whole genome shotgun sequence genome harbors these coding sequences:
- the LOC101495147 gene encoding pentatricopeptide repeat-containing protein At4g21300, producing the protein MNYKLGTTFHKIYTTISKVKFSLSFGTNNVDFKATRKLSYLQIEQQQETSYTTRSSNYVGSKSNFFEQSLAAQLECMFRDCSNFDASMVQRVRQIHAHVVVSGMSDSLTLGSRILGMYILCGRFNDAGNLFFRLQLCYSLPWNWLIRGFSMLGWFDFALMFFFRMLGCNVAPDKYTFPYVIKACGGLNNVPLCKMVHDLARSMGFHMDLFIGSSLIKLYTDNGYIHDARYLFDELPLRDCILWNVMLNGYVKNGDFGTAIRTFQDMRNSNSKPNSVTFICLLSICATRGLLGGGIQLHGLVIRSGFESDPQLANTLITMYSKCGNLFYARKLFDTMLQTDTVTWNGLIAGYVQNGFTDEAVTLFKAMIASGVKPDSITFASFLPSILESGSLNNCKEVHSYIVRHGVPFDVYLKSALVDIYFKGGDVEMARKTFQQNTLVDIAVCTAMISGYVLNGMNIEAINIFRWLVQEGIMPNCLTMASVLPACAALASLKSGKELHCDILKKGLENVCQVGSSITYMYAKCGRLDLAYQFFRRLPEKDSVCWNLMIVSFSQNGKPEMAINLFRQMGMSGTKFDSVSLSATLSACANLSALYHGRELHCFVVRNSFISDTFVASVLIDMYSKCGKLALARCVFDMMGLKNEVSWNSIIAAYGNHGRPRECLDLFHKMLESGIHPDHVTFLVIMSACGHAGLVDEGISYLRCMTEEYGISARMEHFACMVDLYGRAGRLHEAFDTIKSMPFTPDAGTWGSLLGACRLHGNVELAKLASTHLLELDPENSGYYVLLSNVHAGAGEWESVVKVRSLMKEKGVQKIPGYSWIDVIGGTHMFSAADGSHPQSDEIYLILKSLLLELRKQGYVPQPYLPLHPQIMSNN; encoded by the coding sequence ATGAACTACAAATTGGGAACCACTTTCCACAAAATATACACAACTATAAGTAAAGTTAAATTCAGTCTCTCTTTTGGGACTAATAATGTTGATTTTAAAGCAACCCGAAAGTTATCTTACTTGCAAATCGAACAACAACAAGAAACTTCTTACACAACAAGAAGTAGCAATTATGTCGggtcaaaatcaaattttttcgAACAATCTCTTGCAGCCCAGTTGGAATGTATGTTCCGGGATTGTTCAAATTTTGATGCATCAATGGTGCAACGAGTTAGACAAATTCATGCTCATGTTGTTGTTAGTGGCATGAGTGATAGTCTTACATTGGGTTCAAGAATTTTGGGGATGTATATTCTTTGTGGAAGATTCAATGATGCTGGTAACTTGTTTTTCAGACTTCAATTATGTTATAGTCTTCCTTGGAATTGGTTAATAAGAGGTTTTTCTATGTTGGGTTGGTTTGATTTTGCATTGATGTTTTTCTTTAGGATGTTGGGTTGTAATGTTGCACCTGATAAGTACACATTCCCTTATGTGATTAAAGCATGTGGTGGTTTGAATAATGTTCCATTATGTAAGATGGTTCATGATTTGGCTCGGTCCATgggatttcatatggatttgtTTATTGGTAGTTCTTTGATAAAGTTGTATACAGATAATGGTTATATTCATGATGCTAGATATCTGTTTGATGAATTGCCTCTGAGAGATTGCATTTTGTGGAATGTCATGCTCAATGGTTATGTGAAAAATGGGGATTTTGGCACGGCGATTAGAACTTTTCAGGACATGAGGAACTCTAACAGTAAGCCTAATTCGGTCACGTTTATTTGTCTTTTGTCTATATGTGCTACGAGAGGGTTACTTGGTGGCGGTATTCAGCTTCACGGTCTTGTTATTAGGAGTGGATTTGAGTCTGATCCTCAGTTGGCTAACACGCTTATTACAATGTACTCCAAATGTGGGAACCTTTTTTATGCTCGCAAGCTTTTCGATACGATGCTACAGACTGATACTGTGACTTGGAATGGTTTGATTGCTGGATATGTACAAAACGGATTTACAGACGAGGCTGTAACTTTGTTTAAAGCAATGATCGCTAGTGGAGTCAAACCTGATTCGATCACATTTGCAAGTTTTCTTCCTTCTATTCTTGAATCTGGGAGTCTCAATAATTGTAAGGAAGTTCATAGTTATATAGTGCGGCACGGGGTGCCTTTTGATGTCTACTTGAAGAGCGCTCTGGTTGACATATACTTCAAGGGTGGAGATGTGGAGATGGCTCGCAAGACTTTCCAGCAGAATACATTGGTTGATATTGCAGTTTGCACGGCTATGATCTCAGGCTACGTACTGAACGGGATGAATATTGAAGCTATTAACATTTTTAGGTGGTTAGTTCAAGAGGGAATTATGCCTAATTGCCtgaccatggctagtgttttgcCAGCTTGTGCTGCTTTGGCATCTCTCAAATCAGGGAAGGAATTGCACTGTGACATTCTGAAAAAAGGACTGGAGAATGTGTGTCAAGTGGGATCTTCCATCACATatatgtatgcaaaatgtgGAAGATTGGATCTTGCATATCAATTTTTCAGAAGATTGCCTGAAAAAGATAGTGTTTGTTGGAACCTAATGATTGTAAGTTTCTCGCAGAATGGGAAACCTGAAATGGCCATCAATCTTTTTCGTCAAATGGGAATGAGTGGAACAAAGTTTGACTCTGTGAGCCTCTCAGCTACTCTATCTGCTTGTGCAAATTTATCTGCACTCTATCACGGGAGAGAGTTACATTGCTTTGTGGTAAGAAATTCATTTATCTCCGACACTTTTGTTGCAAGTGTACTAATAGACATGTATTCTAAATGCGGAAAACTAGCTTTGGCTCGATGTGTGTTCGACATGATGGGTTTGAAGAATGAAGTTTCATGGAATAGCATTATTGCTGCCTATGGAAACCACGGTCGTCCTAGAGAATGCCTTGATCTATTTCATAAAATGTTAGAATCTGGGATTCACCCTGATCATGTTACTTTTCTTGTTATAATGTCTGCTTGTGGGCATGCAGGCCTAGTCGATGAAGGTATATCCTATTTACGTTGCATGACCGAGGAATATGGGATAAGTGCTAGGATGGAGCACTTTGCATGCATGGTAGATTTGTATGGTCGTGCTGGTCGTTTACATGAAGCATTTGATACTATAAAGAGCATGCCATTCACCCCAGATGCAGGTACTTGGGGGTCATTGCTCGGAGCTTGTCGGCTTCATGGCAATGTTGAGTTAGCTAAACTTGCTTCAACGCATCTTCTTGAGTTAGACCCGGAAAATTCTGGATACTATGTTTTGCTTTCAAATGTACATGCTGGTGCGGGGGAATGGGAAAGTGTTGTTAAGGTTAGAAGTTTAATGAAGGAAAAAGGGGTTCAGAAGATACCTGGATATAGCTGGATTGATGTCATTGGTGGCACTCATATGTTTTCTGCTGCCGATGGAAGTCACCCTCAATCTGATGAGATCTATTTGATTTTGAAGAGTCTTCTTCTTGAGTTGAGAAAACAGGGTTATGTTCCTCAACCTTATCTTCCATTGCACCCACAAATCATGAgcaataattga